A single Perca flavescens isolate YP-PL-M2 chromosome 2, PFLA_1.0, whole genome shotgun sequence DNA region contains:
- the LOC114564506 gene encoding LIM and calponin homology domains-containing protein 1 isoform X4, with the protein MASPAAGRDVPNASPQDEPEHSGPNHPEPACLEAQKWIEAVTGKSFGDKDFRSGLENGILLCELLSAIKPGLVKKINRLPTPIAGLDNLSVFLRGCEELGLKGSQLFDPGDLQDTSIRANLKDSDCNRKLKNVLNTVFWLGKAASGCASYSGPTLNLKEFEGLLAQMKLESDEGGDSSQKRSVRDSGYDCWDSERSDSLSPPRHTRDNSLDSLDSFGSRSQHSPSPDVVNRGHSDGRGSDSEADAPSRRPDVRKDDMLARRTASSESRNLIPFNQFLPNRTNASSYIPTPRRKPHTEEGEQRSHPRATPEQSKRTGPHHKTPKTVSWAPENNGEKLKPEEEKVTQEVLEQKRLLMLEKAGIKVLPAVVRYSSPPTMEEQEVRSPSPNIILRCDNDFLSSHKSVWDSSSDVEEEAEVQKVPDVRRDDLASRRAHRGAVAPKVHQFVPPPVCSNKDRERWEGIRRASQQTLQEKEISEKEAVPDIITRRDNPFLNSASRLEEEEDGEEEGEEGKVKATPNKQKDDLARRRAQSKPLPHRDGPISFVSASMSQADMQKWERLKMTEPSEASPSPVCQACLEKNYGSPFSRSAKAGRGHSKVVTFGGVTEIEQPVDTVTSSEGEETELLRRLLSKATVAMPTIGLGSQLSERERSQVNGPDLNQSMAPSADLPPCTPEIPLTPAELDACLAQYERRAEEDEEEVERIPDLQKDDMMARRTGVFHKQSTSTVTYNSFLPLPNTKRYTQEEVTTDAAPWNKKKVQADRSKKLNVRSFSHRVEQQQPHPDKTVIRATSYSEREYDEQEDEYDENEPVPDLEKDDMMARRTGSFQKPSAVRTNQAINQFLPVPGSVKYSIAPVSAMKALHRKPKLREKMASESSMVTVAPVSQAPISKAPTLPQCAGLRERQEEDRKEGDMTISVTDVSEPLSSPSLTPPPSPAAAQTRKVETELENQCVEERVEKKVEERKRDVNEQPRKKPFWLDDDDLPPIMMSRRVAFMSEDTESVSMGDMLNEEEVGHLPPLSQSRYERMHEQYNNFQEDDDHWQNELARWKNRRRSTSQELIKKEEERKRMEKRMKEEGSYCNKRKSIKTYKEIVEEKERREADLCDAYRNAATPEEAAMVLQRYALRFTISDATLDSLKLPRSTANPKQDHDKVDTEHKTTSPVNATSEPLHKPEPPVIKEQWHTEPDEMVTNKVAQQETSVSVSSSSPTPGNTVSPVTNSDHVPLQSLELNEPQSKPTESPTKQQKQPITGDAKPQAKHTPPHIAQVQPHTTQPVHTLPSPPSVSPRPVPLLAAKPYCQPRNTLSGHKPVKMDGLVRVNGEVTEDLSVSTPPTSARHSPPEVKDVPSKQTEKDVPSVQLEKEAPSKQMEKDVPSIQTEKDVPSIQTEKDVPSIQTEKDVPSKQTEKDVPSKQTEKDVPSVQLEKEAPSKQMEKDVPSIQTEKDVPSKQTEKDVPSKSIATNQETVEQTPPPKTERSTTSLGSAISSLIGGRNCTITTTIVTELTHVEPHHLDIQSNGQVNGTSGLSGSPVGGEKTPPATSPNSMQEYSPTVTEGLEESSVTEQYQKEQEKLKNEWEKAQLEVQEEERKHNEEERRILEETVTPLNPTAMLNQHSVQTATTSSAPENNETERGNVPLQQNGQRREGNEDQHASKLHFFQDSALDGEHSKKQELWKTASLDRNPQLNQPHIVKRSESHDAVTGKQQPSPSSPLPPSPSRCVSGKRLCSGCSQPLGKGAAMIIDTLGLFFHIQCFKCGVCDGQLGDASAGTDVRIRNGLLSCHECYIASRGRGQPTTL; encoded by the exons ATGGCTAGCCCCGCAGCAGGTCGAGATGTCCCGAATGCTTCGCCGCAGGACGAGCCGGAACATTCGGGGCCGAACCATCCCGAACCAGCCTGCCTGGAGGCACAGAAATGGATAGAG GCTGTAACTGGGAAGAGCTTTGGAGACAAGGACTTCCGCAGTGGATTGGAGAATGGCATCCTGTTATGCGA GCTGCTGAGTGCAATCAAACCAGGGCTGGTCAAGAAGATCAACAGACTGCCCACCCCCATCGCCGGACTG GACAACCTGTCAGTCTTCCTGCGGGGCTGTGAGGAGTTGGGCCTGAAGGGCTCCCAGCTGTTTGACCCTGGGGACTTGCAAGACACTTCCATACGAGCTAACCTAAA GGACTCTGACTGCAACCGTAAACTAAAAAAT GTGCTGAACACAGTGTTCTGGCTTGGGAAGGCTGCCAGTGGCTGCGCATCCTACAGTGGCCCTACTCTCAACCTCAAGGAGTTTGAAGGGCTTCTTGCTCAAATGAAGTTG gagAGTGACGAAGGAGGCGACAGTTCACAGAAGCGCAGTGTTAGAGACAGCGGCTACGACTGCTGGGACTCTGAGAGGAGTGATTCACTCTCTCCACCACGACACACTCGCGACAACTCCCTAGACAG TCTGGATTCCTTTGGCTCCCGCTCACAGCACAGCCCTTCTCCTGATGTGGTGAATCGAGGACACAGTGATG GGCGAGGCAGCGACTCGGAGGCCGATGCCCCCAGCAGGAGGCCAGATGTGCGGAAGGATGACATGTTGGCCAGACGGACAGCCAGCAGTGAATCAAGAAACTTGATTCCCTTTAACCAGTTTCTTCCCAACCGAACCAACGCCAGCTCCTACATCCCGACACCACGGCGAAAACCACATACAGAGGAAGGAGAGCAGCGGAG TCACCCTCGAGCCACTCCAGAGCAGTCCAAAAGAACTGGACCGCACCACAAAACTCCTAAAACTGTCTCTTGGGCACCTGAGAACAATGGGGAAAAGCTAAAACCGGAAGAGGAGAAAGTGACCCAGGAAGTGTTGGAGCAAAAGAGGCTGCTGATGTTGGAGAAGGCAGGGATTAAAGTTCTGCCTGCTGTTGTTCGCTACAGCAG CCCTCCCACAATGGAGGAACAGGAAGTGAGGTCACCGTCGCCGAACATTATCCTCCGCTGCGATAATGACTTTTTGAGCTCTCACAAATCTGTGTGGGACTCCTCCTCTGATGTGGAAGAGGAGGCAGAGGTGCAGAAAGTCCCGGATGTTCGTAGAGACGACCTGGCATCCAGACGAGCTCATCGCGGCGCCGTTGCTCCCAAGGTGCATCAGTTTGTCCCTCCACCTGTATGTAGCAACAAAGACAGAGAGCGCTGGGAAGGGATTAGACGAGCCTCGCAGCAAACACTGCAGGAGAAGGAGATCAG TGAGAAGGAAGCGGTTCCTGACATCATTACACGCAGAGATAACCCCTTCCTAAACTCCGCCTCTCGCctcgaggaagaggaggatggggaggaagagggagaagagggaaaggTTAAGGCGACGCCTAATAAGCAGAAGGATGACCTGGCTCGTAGACGGGCTCAGAGTAAGCCCCTCCCTCATAGGGACGGACCAATAAGCTTTGTTTCTGCCTCCATGAGCCAGGCCGATATGCAGAAGTGGGAGAGACTCAAGATGACTGAACCCAG TGAGGCTAGCCCGTCCCCTGTGTGTCAGGCCTGTCTGGAGAAAAATTATGGAAGTCCTTTCAGCAGATCAGCAAAGGCTGGACGAGGTCACAGCAAAGTTGTGACCTTTGGGGGCGTGACTGAGATCGAGCAGCCAGTAGACACAGTCACTTCAAGTGAAGGGGAGGAGACAGAGTTGCTAAGACGACTCCTTTCCAAGGCAACTGTAGCCATGCCTACCATTGGCCTGGGCTCCCAGCTTTCAGAGCGGGAACGCAG CCAGGTAAATGGGCCTGACCTCAATCAATCCATGGCTCCGTCCGCTGACCTACCACCCTGCACCCCTGAAATCCCTCTAACTCCTGCAGAGCTGGATGCTTGTCTGGCTCAGTATGAACGGAGagcagaggaggatgaggaggaagtggagaggATCCCAGATCTCCAGAAAGATGACATGATGGCGAGGAGGACAGGAGTTTTCCATAAACAAAGCACCTCTACAGTGACTTACAACAGTTTCCTGCCTCTGCCCAACACCAAGCGCTACACACAAGAGGAGGTCACAACTGATGCTGCTCCGTGGAACAAAAAGAAAGTGCAGGCAGACAGGAGCAAGAAACTGAACGTCAG GAGTTTCTCTCATAGAGTGGAGCAACAGCAGCCGCACCCTGACAAGACTGTAATCCGAGCAACGTCTTACAGCGAACGTGAATATGATGAGCAGGAGGATGAGTATGATGAAAATGAGCCTGTGCCTGACCTGGAGAAGGATGATATGATGGCTCGAAGGACCGGATCATTCCAAAAACCGAGTGCAGTCAGAACAAACCAGGCCATCAACCAGTTCCTGCCAGTACCTGGATCGGTTAAATATTCCATTGCCCCAGTGTCTGCAATGAAGGCACTACACAGAAAGCCTAAACTCAGAGAGAAGATGGCTAGTGAAAG CAGCATGGTTACCGTGGCACCAGTATCTCAGGCACCGATCTCCAAAGCACCAACCCTCCCTCAGTGTGCAGGGCTGAGGGAGAGGCAGGAGGAGGATAGAAAGGAAGGAGACATGACAATCTCTGTCACTGATGTGTCTGAgcccctctcctctccatcaCTCACCCCTCCACCCAGTCCTGCTGCTGCACAGACTCGTAAAGTGGAGACAGAGCTGGAAAATCAGTGTGTGGAGGAAAGAGTTGAGAAAAAGgtagaggagagaaagagagacgtgAACGAGCAACCAAGAAAGAAACCCTTCTGGCTGGATGACGATGATCTACCTCCCATCAT GATGAGCCGGCGAGTTGCTTTTATGTCTGAGGATACTGA GAGTGTGAGCATGGGTGACATGCTTAATGAGGAAGAGGTTGGACACTTACCGCCACTGAGCCAATCACGATATGAGCGCATGCACGAGCAGTACAACAACTTTCAGGAAGATGACGACCACTGGCAAAAC GAATTGGCTCGCTGGAAGAATCGGCGTCGCAGCACGTCCCAGGAACTGAtcaagaaagaggaagagaggaagaggatggaGAAAAGGATGAAGGAGGAGGGAAGTTACTGCAACAAGAGGAAAAGCATTAAGACCTACAAAGAAATCGTGGAGGAAAA GGAGCGCAGAGAGGCAGATTTGTGCGACGCCTACAGGAATGCAGCTACTCCGGAGGAGGCCGCCATGGTTTTACAGCGTTACGCTCTTCGCTTCACCATCAGTGATGCAACACTGGACAGCCTGAAACTGCCCAGATCCACTGCAAATCCCAAACAGGACCATGATAAGGTGGATACGGAGCACAAAACAACATCACCTGTAAATGCAACATCAGAACCTCTGCACAAACCAGAACCACCTGTTATAAAAGAGCAGTGGCACACAGAGCCAGACGAGATGGTGACAAATAAAGTTGCTCAACAAGAGACATCAGTTTCTGTCTCCTCCAGCTCCCCAACACCTGGCAACACCGTCAGCCCGGTCACAAACTCAGACCATGTGCCACTTCAGTCACTAGAACTGAATGAACCTCAATCCAAACCGACAGAGTCTCCaaccaaacaacaaaaacaaccaattACAGGAGATGCAAAGcctcaagccaaacacacaccaccTCATATTGCACAGGTACAGCCTCATACCACACAGCCTGTACACACACTCCCCTCCCCTCCATCTGTATCCCCCAGACCCGTCCCCCTGCTGGCAGCCAAGCCCTACTGCCAGCCCAGGAACACACTGTCTGGACACAAACCTGTCAAG ATGGACGGGTTGGTGCGAGTAAATGGAGAGGTGACAGAAGATTTATCTGTTTCTACTCCACCTACATCTGCTCGCCACTCGCCACCAGAAGTCAAAGACGTTCCCTCCAAACAGACGGAGAAAGACGTTCCCTCCGTACAGTTGGAGAAAGAGGCTCCCTCCAAACAGATGGAGAAAGATGTTCCCTCCATACAAACGGAGAAGGACGTTCCCTCCATACAGACGGAGAAAGACGTTCCCTCCATACAGACGGAGAAAGACGTTCCCTCCAAGCAGACGGAGAAAGACGTTCCCTCCAAACAGACGGAGAAAGATGTTCCCTCCGTACAGTTGGAGAAAGAGGCTCCCTCCAAACAGATGGAGAAAGATGTTCCCTCCATACAGACGGAGAAAGACGTTCCCTCCAAGCAGACGGAGAAAGACGTTCCCTCCAAGTCTATTGCGACCAATCAGGAGACGGTAGAGCAGACGCCACCTCCAAAGACAGAAAGATCGACCACGTCTTTAGGCTCTGCCATCAGCTCCCTGATTGGAGGCCGAAACTGTACCATCACGACAACTATTGTGACAGAGCTCACACATGTGGAGCCACATCACCTGGATATCCAAAGCAATGGACAG GTTAATGGTACTTCTGGGTTATCTGGGAGTCCAGTGGGGGGGGAAAAGACTCCGCCAGCTACATCACCAAACAGCATGCAAGAATATTCTCCTACTGTCACAG AGGGACTTGAGGAGAGCAGTGTGACT GAGCAATACCAGAAAGAACAGGAAAAGCTGAAGAATGAGTGGGAGAAAGCACAGCTAGaggtgcaggaggaggagagaaaacacaatGAAGAG GAGAGACGAATCCTAGAGGAGACTGTAACACCTTTAAATCCCACTGCCATGTTAAACCAGCATTCAGTCCAGACAGCGACGACTTCATCAGCTCCAGAAAACaatgagacagaaagaggaaacgtTCCTCTACAGCAAAACGGCCAAAGAAGGGAAGGGAACGAGGATCAACATGCATCCAAGCTGCATTTTTTCCAGG ATTCTGCATTGGATGGTGAACATTCAAAGAAACAGGAACTGTGGAAGACGGCCTCTCTGGACCGCAACCCTCAGTTAAACCAGCCACATATTGTTAAAAG GTCTGAGTCCCATGATGCTGTAACAGGCAAACAGCAGCCCTCCCCTTCATCACCTCTGCCTCCCTCACCCAGCAG gtgtgtaagTGGGAAGAGACTATGTTCTGGTTGTTCTCAACCACTGGGAAAAGGAGCTGCCATGATCATCGATACACTGGGACTGTTCTTCCACATACAGTGTTTCAAG TGTGGAGTGTGTGATGGGCAGCTGGGTGACGCCTCTGCAGGGACTGATGTACGGATTCGTAATGGACTGCTGAGCTGTCATGAGTGCTATATTGCATCTCGGG GCAGAGGTCAGCCCACCACACTATGA